In a genomic window of Anaeromusa acidaminophila DSM 3853:
- a CDS encoding phage/plasmid primase, P4 family has protein sequence MEKLKQEPIWVCWRYEAVKGRRTKVLYSIKGRRTGTSKKYSGDWVSYNEATQAKEKGSFDGIGFVIPAGIVVIDLDHISDDDTLATELSHQLKTYGERSPSGHGIHYIATVDLAKVPQSDGKLAPEYYVKNPHNNMEIYFGGLTNRYMTFTGNTINEMPVSEQTEGIQAILDRYMKKDLAKNPEIDHSAAFDDFDVLAALRKAKNGAKFIALFDHGDISGYASPSEADLALCSFLAYGTGGDVSSIDTLFRQSKLYREEKWKREDYRKATIEKAIAGCNGRFHIAKRPMPPYIYYDQNAKRLRVNCPMLARHIREDLRYIFVRDSAKGGVLRYVYESGCYRLYADEMLKGVIKEYIASFDENLLRMGDVSEVFQQIATDLVFKTNDELNSDEDIINFQNCILRVSDMAILPHSADILSTIQIPCDWMGSPSATPVFDLFMAALTSGDKEIENLLLEFMGVCLSNVKGWRMKKALFMVGPGDTGKSQLKSLTERLLGRGNFIGIDLKEIEARFGTGNIYNKRLAGSSDMSFLTVDELKTFKKCTGGDSLFAEFKGHNGFEFTYNGLLWFCMNRLPKFGGDDGHWVYNRIMQMECSNVIPLAKQDKQLLDKLYAERSGIVHKAVMALKQVIANGYVFSEPESVAAARKTYMEENNTVIAFFQECMAERPQLKIKDNCTTGRVFEVYKAWCADNNHGYAKTAKEFRAELAAYLNTVHADLITRRGTGGNFYRRYTLTDEAKELYRKAYGYDDAALFASS, from the coding sequence GTGGAAAAACTGAAACAAGAGCCAATCTGGGTATGTTGGCGTTATGAAGCTGTCAAGGGCCGCCGCACCAAGGTACTGTATTCCATTAAAGGGCGCAGGACTGGGACAAGCAAGAAATACAGCGGCGATTGGGTTTCCTATAATGAAGCAACACAAGCCAAGGAGAAAGGCTCCTTTGACGGCATAGGCTTTGTCATCCCTGCCGGGATCGTGGTTATTGACCTTGACCACATTAGCGATGATGATACCCTTGCCACAGAATTAAGCCATCAGCTTAAAACCTACGGGGAGCGTTCGCCAAGCGGCCACGGCATCCACTATATCGCAACTGTGGACTTAGCCAAAGTCCCGCAGTCGGATGGAAAGCTGGCCCCGGAATATTACGTCAAAAACCCACACAACAACATGGAGATTTACTTCGGCGGGCTGACTAATCGCTACATGACCTTCACTGGCAACACCATTAACGAAATGCCTGTAAGCGAGCAGACTGAAGGAATCCAAGCCATCCTGGACAGGTATATGAAAAAAGACTTGGCAAAAAATCCGGAGATTGACCACAGTGCCGCTTTTGATGATTTTGACGTCCTCGCCGCTTTGCGAAAGGCGAAGAACGGCGCGAAGTTCATCGCCCTCTTTGACCACGGGGATATCTCAGGCTACGCCAGCCCTTCCGAAGCCGACCTGGCTTTATGCAGCTTTCTGGCTTACGGCACAGGCGGGGATGTCAGTAGTATCGACACCCTTTTCCGGCAGTCCAAGCTGTACCGGGAGGAAAAGTGGAAACGCGAGGATTACCGCAAAGCTACCATTGAAAAAGCGATTGCTGGCTGCAACGGAAGGTTCCACATTGCGAAAAGGCCGATGCCCCCCTACATCTACTATGACCAAAACGCCAAACGGCTGCGGGTCAACTGTCCCATGCTGGCCAGACACATCCGCGAGGATTTGCGGTATATCTTCGTGCGGGACAGCGCCAAGGGCGGAGTTCTCCGTTATGTATATGAAAGTGGCTGCTACAGGCTCTATGCCGATGAAATGCTCAAAGGCGTCATCAAGGAGTATATTGCCAGCTTTGACGAGAACCTCCTGCGCATGGGCGATGTCAGTGAGGTGTTCCAACAGATCGCCACTGACCTCGTGTTTAAAACCAATGATGAACTAAACTCTGACGAAGACATCATCAACTTCCAGAATTGCATCCTCCGAGTATCGGATATGGCGATACTTCCCCATAGCGCGGATATCCTGTCAACGATACAGATACCCTGCGACTGGATGGGAAGTCCGAGCGCCACTCCGGTGTTCGACCTTTTCATGGCTGCGCTGACAAGCGGCGATAAGGAAATTGAAAACCTGCTCCTGGAGTTCATGGGCGTGTGCTTGTCCAACGTCAAAGGCTGGCGGATGAAAAAGGCTTTGTTCATGGTTGGCCCCGGCGATACCGGAAAGTCGCAGCTAAAGAGCCTGACCGAGCGGCTACTCGGGCGTGGGAACTTCATCGGCATCGACCTTAAGGAAATCGAAGCGCGGTTCGGAACCGGAAACATCTACAACAAGCGCCTTGCCGGAAGTTCTGATATGAGTTTCCTGACCGTGGATGAACTGAAAACCTTCAAGAAATGCACTGGCGGTGACAGCCTGTTTGCCGAATTCAAAGGGCATAACGGCTTTGAGTTCACCTACAACGGCCTGCTGTGGTTTTGCATGAACCGTCTGCCGAAGTTCGGCGGCGATGACGGGCATTGGGTCTACAACCGCATTATGCAGATGGAATGCTCGAATGTAATCCCGCTTGCCAAGCAGGACAAGCAGCTATTGGACAAGCTATATGCCGAACGCAGCGGAATTGTCCACAAGGCGGTTATGGCACTCAAACAGGTGATTGCAAACGGTTATGTATTCTCCGAGCCGGAGAGTGTGGCTGCTGCCCGCAAGACTTATATGGAAGAAAACAATACCGTGATCGCCTTTTTCCAAGAGTGCATGGCAGAGCGCCCGCAACTTAAGATCAAGGACAATTGCACCACTGGCAGAGTATTTGAGGTTTATAAGGCTTGGTGCGCTGACAATAACCATGGCTACGCCAAGACCGCCAAGGAGTTCCGCGCGGAACTTGCCGCCTATTTGAACACAGTCCATGCCGATTTAATCACACGCCGGGGTACTGGCGGCAACTTCTACCGCAGATACACCTTGAC